One genomic region from Sulfurimonas sp. encodes:
- a CDS encoding NFACT family protein, with the protein MKLSHLKQIKNYLLKFKKISAIYRVSDTIIKIAFDKNDELYFEMQRSNSKMFRCSSYARSKVYNAPFDVILAKRFNRANILGVELLNDDKILRFTTSIASAYKEETTLLQFEFTGKYTNVVILDEHEVVLEALRHVDLFSSFREIRVGQKLLNVLPAPFVAKEYPLEDVERFLYDEYEKEVKNRLDSLKKQKILFLNKKLKKLQKLYDLLDDETKLKNEVQKCQHHGNIVLANIHNIKSYQKTLNLNDYDGTPLVIELHKELSTPALMASSLFSRSKKAKQKVKHLYIEKESLSSKIAHIELFIHTVKEAKDVAKIQLLFPPKIQTKKIKINDSVEIFWIEGYKVQLGKNEKGNIEVLKNARARDIWVHMKERPSAHVIITTDKQNLPLKIIDAAGRLCVDFTTIQKDKFLVDYTPRREVTIQSGANVLYNKYKTIEVDTRT; encoded by the coding sequence ATGAAACTATCGCATTTAAAACAAATAAAAAACTATCTACTTAAATTTAAAAAAATTTCTGCCATTTATAGAGTAAGTGATACCATTATAAAAATAGCTTTTGATAAAAATGATGAGCTTTACTTTGAGATGCAACGCTCAAACTCTAAGATGTTTAGATGCTCCTCTTACGCTCGTTCAAAAGTTTATAATGCTCCTTTTGATGTCATCTTGGCAAAACGCTTTAACAGAGCAAATATCTTAGGAGTGGAGCTTTTAAATGATGATAAAATCTTAAGATTTACTACCTCCATAGCATCTGCATATAAAGAAGAAACTACACTTTTACAGTTTGAATTTACTGGCAAATACACAAATGTAGTTATTTTAGATGAACATGAGGTCGTTCTTGAAGCCTTGCGTCATGTTGATTTGTTTTCTTCATTTCGTGAGATTAGAGTTGGACAAAAACTTTTAAATGTTTTACCTGCTCCTTTTGTGGCAAAAGAGTACCCACTTGAAGATGTAGAAAGATTTTTATATGATGAGTATGAAAAGGAAGTAAAAAACAGATTAGACTCGCTTAAAAAACAAAAGATTCTTTTTTTAAACAAAAAGCTTAAAAAACTACAAAAACTTTATGATTTACTTGATGATGAAACAAAACTAAAAAATGAAGTGCAAAAGTGTCAGCACCATGGGAATATAGTTTTAGCAAATATTCACAATATTAAATCTTATCAAAAAACTTTAAATTTAAATGATTATGATGGAACACCTTTGGTAATAGAACTCCATAAAGAGCTTTCAACCCCTGCTTTAATGGCATCTTCGCTTTTCTCAAGAAGTAAAAAAGCGAAACAAAAAGTTAAGCATCTATACATCGAAAAAGAGTCTTTAAGTTCTAAAATAGCACATATTGAGCTTTTTATACATACGGTTAAAGAGGCAAAAGATGTGGCAAAGATTCAGCTTCTTTTTCCTCCTAAAATTCAAACAAAGAAAATAAAAATAAATGATTCTGTTGAAATATTTTGGATAGAAGGCTACAAGGTTCAACTTGGTAAAAATGAAAAAGGCAATATAGAAGTTTTAAAAAATGCAAGAGCAAGAGATATTTGGGTTCACATGAAAGAGCGTCCATCTGCTCATGTTATCATCACAACTGATAAGCAAAATCTACCTTTAAAGATTATAGATGCGGCTGGAAGGTTGTGTGTAGATTTTACAACAATTCAAAAAGATAAGTTTTTGGTCGATTATACTCCTAGAAGAGAAGTAACTATACAAAGTGGTGCAAATGTGTTGTACAATAAGTACAAAACAATAGAGGTAGATACAAGAACATAA
- a CDS encoding helical backbone metal receptor: MKTLILLLLSFFILSANERIISLSPSITEIVYALEKGDFLVGTSSFSLYPKQAQKLPIVGGYENPNIERILALEPTLVVGQSFNQSTLEKLKYFEIKTLMLNLKNIENIKKSITILASEIASKKYEKLIKSIDAQIKNAPINIAPHSVMIVYGLREDLRSSTYIAGHNIFFEDIIKLSGNKNAYSSNSTSQPVLNYENIIALNPDQIIILHSHATEPNVDIKKALKAWYRLPTNASRNKNISIVDEDYLHIPSHRVALTIKRLFLEMNNNYKKGN; encoded by the coding sequence ATGAAAACACTAATTTTACTTCTATTATCGTTCTTTATACTAAGTGCTAATGAGAGAATCATCTCTCTTAGCCCCTCCATAACTGAGATAGTCTATGCACTTGAAAAAGGTGATTTTCTTGTTGGGACTTCTTCTTTTTCTCTTTACCCTAAACAAGCGCAAAAGCTTCCCATAGTAGGTGGTTATGAAAATCCAAATATTGAAAGAATTTTAGCACTTGAGCCTACTTTAGTAGTTGGACAAAGTTTTAATCAAAGTACTTTAGAAAAGTTAAAATATTTTGAAATTAAAACTTTGATGCTAAATCTGAAAAATATAGAAAATATTAAAAAATCAATAACAATACTTGCATCTGAAATAGCTTCAAAAAAGTATGAAAAACTTATAAAAAGTATAGATGCCCAGATAAAGAATGCTCCTATAAACATAGCTCCACATAGCGTTATGATAGTTTATGGCTTAAGAGAAGACTTACGCTCATCGACTTACATAGCAGGACATAACATATTTTTTGAAGATATCATAAAACTTAGTGGAAACAAAAATGCTTATAGCTCAAACTCCACTTCTCAACCAGTTCTAAATTATGAAAATATCATAGCTTTAAATCCCGACCAAATTATCATTTTACATTCACATGCAACAGAACCAAATGTAGATATTAAAAAAGCCCTTAAAGCTTGGTATCGCTTACCTACAAATGCTTCAAGAAATAAAAACATATCTATCGTTGATGAAGATTATTTACACATTCCATCACATCGTGTGGCATTAACGATTAAAAGACTTTTTCTTGAAATGAACAACAATTATAAAAAGGGAAACTAA
- a CDS encoding histidine phosphatase family protein: MTLTLVRHAQVEEKYLGCYNGHLNIGLSTKGYADAKDLGKHFKASNFDDIYCSDLLRAKETLKAFISTDAITYTKELREKSWGKHEGLSFDEICTKDSLKYENFIQFIDALDGQSIEDFKARVEKFFFTTLASTQSKNILVMTHSGVIKTFISIVKNISLEEAFSYSIPYSSFVVYNSETNKLTMKKK; this comes from the coding sequence ATGACTTTAACTCTTGTTCGCCACGCCCAAGTAGAAGAAAAATATCTAGGTTGTTATAACGGGCATCTAAACATTGGACTCTCAACTAAAGGTTACGCAGATGCCAAAGACTTAGGCAAACATTTTAAAGCCTCAAACTTTGATGACATCTACTGTTCTGACCTTCTTCGTGCAAAAGAAACACTAAAAGCATTTATAAGTACAGATGCCATAACCTACACAAAAGAGTTAAGAGAGAAATCATGGGGAAAACATGAAGGACTTAGTTTTGATGAGATTTGTACAAAAGACTCACTAAAATATGAAAATTTTATTCAATTTATAGATGCCTTAGATGGACAAAGCATAGAAGATTTTAAAGCAAGAGTAGAGAAGTTTTTTTTCACTACCCTAGCATCTACGCAAAGCAAAAATATTTTAGTTATGACTCACAGTGGTGTTATAAAAACATTTATCTCAATAGTAAAAAACATATCGTTAGAAGAAGCTTTTTCTTACTCTATTCCTTACTCTTCTTTTGTAGTGTATAATAGTGAAACTAATAAACTAACTATGAAGAAGAAATAA
- a CDS encoding adenosylcobinamide-GDP ribazoletransferase has protein sequence MKNILKGFALSLSMLTSLPFFKVHNFYKGINGYAVMFYPLVGFLLGVALWLTHSLLFNYFQAEHLGIIIFTLLVILTGALHLDGLSDTIDGLFVPKQKALEVMKDPHTGGMGMIFSIVFLILKASTFVAFEAYYLLPVVLMFSRFNAVLAIYLFPYISKNGMGTLAKEELKSSHVLIAFIYIMVLSLFSFWLFILSILILFVIKTFFVKRYGGFSGDIYGFTIEVTELILLNAILLGVGL, from the coding sequence ATGAAAAATATTCTAAAAGGTTTTGCCCTATCTCTTAGTATGCTAACAAGCCTACCTTTTTTTAAAGTTCACAATTTTTACAAAGGTATTAACGGTTATGCTGTTATGTTTTACCCACTTGTAGGTTTTTTACTTGGGGTTGCTCTATGGCTAACTCACTCTTTACTTTTTAACTATTTTCAAGCAGAGCATCTAGGCATAATCATTTTCACACTTTTAGTTATCTTAACAGGAGCCTTGCATCTAGATGGTTTAAGTGACACCATAGATGGACTTTTTGTACCCAAGCAAAAAGCGCTTGAAGTTATGAAAGACCCTCATACTGGTGGAATGGGCATGATATTTAGTATCGTTTTTTTAATTTTAAAAGCATCTACCTTTGTAGCCTTTGAAGCTTACTATCTTTTGCCAGTAGTTCTTATGTTCTCTCGTTTTAATGCTGTTTTGGCTATCTACTTATTTCCTTATATTTCTAAAAATGGCATGGGTACCTTAGCAAAAGAAGAGCTAAAAAGTTCTCATGTTCTCATAGCTTTTATCTATATCATGGTTTTAAGTCTATTTAGTTTTTGGCTTTTTATTTTAAGTATTTTAATTTTGTTTGTTATAAAAACATTTTTTGTAAAAAGATATGGTGGTTTTAGTGGAGATATTTATGGTTTTACTATTGAAGTTACAGAACTTATCTTACTAAATGCCATCTTACTTGGTGTTGGACTATGA
- a CDS encoding TonB-dependent receptor plug domain-containing protein, whose product MQKTIKLSLVLVAFLSSLNAQDTKTIVLNPLSITSTAIKTDELRSTDAVEVYTQKDIQKANVRNVYEFLNQQTSVTATPSYGNPFSQKLDMRGYGGDGYQNIVIIVNGRKLNNVDGVPQLLSSISPTSISRIEIIKSSGIVVAGDGANAGVINITTKQNNDKELSFYGGTYGTASGSFYLGHKDDKLAISASGEAQKNNGIRDIDTNGNKDKNQLSTATLNISYRPIESLELRAGISSARTDVIYAGSLTQAEYDEDPTQMSNAWSAFTQQSYDTDALSAGVGYDINDKLIVNIDGSRERKKSQYGSGDPAHYLYDSVKIKVDYESESFNLSVGYDDYNYNRKNPKNDLTKKNNAGYIMSSYALNNSSIKAGYRYEKVSFESKTGDNQYDTLHGAELGYNYTFDNEKSIFVNYAHTYQSADLDRLFKWNTGVFLGYVNPSQANNFNLGFNYITKSNKFKITAYYIDLQDEIYYQPLLSSANKNTNIDKSHKYGLDLYDMWLVSKQWSLALNYNYVQAIIDEEKEGGFDYAGKHLPGVSDHNVKVTLGFMPDDFSTIALTQVYRSQAYAANDFNNNFSQKQDAYMSTDLSATYAKKSWEVFAKINNLFNQKNGIWIRNDSIYPVNFTTTALVGFKLKY is encoded by the coding sequence ATGCAAAAAACAATCAAACTATCATTAGTTTTAGTCGCTTTTTTAAGCTCTCTTAACGCCCAAGACACAAAAACAATAGTTTTAAATCCACTAAGTATCACCTCAACTGCCATAAAAACAGATGAGTTAAGATCTACAGATGCCGTAGAAGTTTATACACAAAAAGATATCCAAAAAGCCAATGTAAGAAATGTATATGAGTTTTTAAACCAACAAACTTCTGTTACAGCAACACCTAGCTATGGAAATCCTTTTTCTCAAAAACTTGATATGCGTGGATATGGTGGAGATGGCTATCAAAATATCGTTATCATAGTTAATGGTAGAAAACTAAACAATGTAGATGGAGTGCCTCAACTACTATCATCTATCTCACCAACATCTATCAGTCGCATTGAAATTATAAAATCTAGTGGTATTGTAGTTGCGGGAGATGGCGCGAATGCTGGTGTTATCAACATTACTACAAAACAAAACAATGACAAAGAACTTTCATTTTATGGAGGAACTTATGGAACAGCATCTGGTTCATTTTATCTTGGTCACAAAGATGATAAACTAGCTATTTCTGCAAGTGGTGAAGCTCAAAAAAATAATGGTATTAGAGATATTGATACAAATGGAAATAAAGACAAAAACCAACTCTCAACAGCAACACTCAACATATCATATAGACCTATTGAGAGTTTAGAATTAAGAGCTGGAATCTCTAGTGCTAGAACAGATGTTATCTACGCTGGGAGTTTAACTCAAGCAGAGTATGATGAAGACCCAACTCAAATGAGTAATGCTTGGTCTGCTTTTACACAACAATCTTATGATACAGATGCACTAAGTGCTGGAGTGGGATATGACATAAACGATAAGCTTATTGTAAATATAGATGGTTCAAGAGAGAGAAAAAAATCTCAATACGGTTCAGGAGATCCAGCGCATTATCTGTATGACAGCGTTAAGATAAAAGTGGATTATGAAAGTGAGAGTTTCAATCTCTCAGTTGGATATGATGATTACAACTACAATAGAAAAAATCCAAAGAATGATTTAACAAAGAAAAATAATGCTGGATATATTATGAGTAGTTATGCCCTAAACAACTCTTCTATTAAAGCTGGTTATAGATATGAAAAAGTTTCATTTGAGAGTAAAACAGGAGATAATCAATATGATACGCTTCATGGCGCAGAACTTGGATATAACTACACTTTTGATAATGAAAAATCAATCTTTGTAAACTATGCACATACTTATCAATCAGCAGATTTAGACAGACTCTTTAAGTGGAATACAGGAGTATTTTTAGGTTATGTAAATCCATCTCAGGCAAATAACTTTAACCTTGGATTTAACTATATAACAAAATCGAATAAGTTTAAAATCACAGCTTATTATATTGATTTACAAGATGAAATCTACTATCAACCGCTTTTGTCTTCAGCAAATAAAAATACAAATATAGATAAGTCACACAAATATGGGCTTGATTTATATGATATGTGGCTTGTTTCAAAACAATGGAGTTTAGCATTAAATTATAACTATGTTCAAGCTATCATAGATGAAGAAAAAGAGGGAGGATTTGATTATGCTGGGAAGCATCTACCAGGTGTTTCAGACCATAATGTTAAAGTAACTCTTGGGTTTATGCCAGATGACTTTAGCACAATCGCCCTAACACAAGTTTATCGCTCTCAAGCTTACGCTGCAAATGATTTCAACAATAACTTCTCTCAAAAACAAGATGCTTATATGAGTACAGACCTCTCAGCAACTTATGCTAAAAAATCTTGGGAAGTTTTTGCTAAAATAAATAATCTGTTTAATCAAAAAAATGGTATTTGGATAAGAAACGACTCTATTTATCCTGTAAATTTTACAACAACTGCTCTCGTTGGTTTTAAATTAAAATACTAA
- a CDS encoding TIGR00303 family protein: MQTLNIFTNKTDSLPKGKADFLLGASITRTCEIEGITQAGIPGKIPLTPTLDAEFIINEKVFSMPDLAETPTGVPTPALITRAVHNLVPFSNIEILNLGLDAIPQNTPILNFGISPSESITTGAKIDAKEMFKKGMIAGKNYELRGNYLILGESTPSGTTTAATTALALGYGLRDDFSSSFLNVPDDIKNQTINKAMALLNDEMNNFEKLSLVSDNMLIFCAGFIIEASRRFHIVLAGGTQMAACLLVADRLKEDTFIRVKSENITLATTAWVVDDKNSDIKKILSQLSYTPHAVYTSFSFEQTEIPILKKYDEGEAKEGVGAGASLGYAKANNITNEQLLEAIELLIYGM; the protein is encoded by the coding sequence TTGCAAACACTAAATATTTTTACAAACAAAACTGATTCACTTCCAAAAGGAAAAGCTGACTTTTTACTAGGGGCATCTATCACAAGAACTTGTGAAATAGAGGGTATAACTCAAGCTGGCATCCCTGGGAAAATTCCACTAACCCCAACCTTAGATGCTGAATTTATAATAAATGAAAAAGTTTTCTCTATGCCTGATTTGGCTGAAACTCCAACAGGCGTTCCAACTCCAGCACTCATAACAAGAGCAGTTCATAATCTTGTACCATTTTCAAATATTGAAATTTTAAATCTTGGTCTAGATGCGATACCTCAAAATACACCTATTTTGAACTTTGGCATCTCCCCCTCAGAGTCAATAACAACGGGAGCAAAGATAGATGCTAAAGAGATGTTTAAAAAGGGAATGATTGCAGGGAAGAACTATGAGTTAAGAGGAAATTATCTCATACTAGGAGAAAGTACGCCTAGCGGGACAACAACAGCGGCAACTACTGCTTTAGCTTTGGGTTATGGCTTAAGAGATGATTTTTCATCAAGTTTTTTAAATGTACCAGATGATATAAAAAACCAAACTATCAACAAAGCAATGGCACTCTTGAATGATGAGATGAATAACTTTGAAAAACTCTCTCTTGTTAGTGATAATATGCTTATCTTTTGTGCAGGTTTCATCATAGAAGCTTCAAGAAGATTTCATATCGTTTTAGCTGGAGGCACACAGATGGCAGCTTGTCTTTTAGTAGCTGACAGACTAAAAGAAGATACTTTCATAAGAGTTAAAAGTGAAAATATAACTTTAGCCACTACTGCTTGGGTAGTTGATGATAAAAACTCTGATATTAAAAAGATACTCTCACAACTTAGCTACACTCCGCATGCTGTTTACACCTCATTTTCCTTTGAGCAAACAGAGATCCCGATTTTAAAAAAATATGATGAAGGTGAGGCAAAAGAAGGCGTAGGAGCGGGGGCATCTCTAGGATATGCAAAGGCTAATAATATAACAAATGAACAACTTTTAGAAGCCATAGAACTTCTAATATATGGAATGTAA
- the tsaD gene encoding tRNA (adenosine(37)-N6)-threonylcarbamoyltransferase complex transferase subunit TsaD: MILSIESSCDDSAIAITDIKTKKLIFHKKISQELEHSVYGGVVPELAARLHAEALPNILAECEPYFKDLKAVAVTSTPGLAVTLVEGVTMAKAIAVALDIPLIGVNHLVGHIYSLFIDKPTLFPLTVLLVSGGHTQVMQVKSLTDIQTVAKSMDDSFGESFDKVAKMMGLGYPGGPLIEKLAKDGDRKKFNFTIPLSQSPLIAFSYSGLKNAVRLAIEKTPKEDYKDIAASFEHIASAHLTQKLKKYFKTTAPKTFAIVGGASANLYLRSQIEELLKPHKAKLLLSDLKWCSDNAAMIGRVAVEMYEKEMFSDLEKLAISPRSSL; encoded by the coding sequence ATGATTCTTAGTATAGAAAGTAGCTGTGATGATAGTGCTATAGCCATTACAGATATAAAAACAAAAAAACTCATTTTCCATAAAAAAATATCTCAAGAATTAGAGCATAGTGTTTATGGCGGTGTTGTTCCTGAACTCGCAGCCAGACTTCACGCTGAAGCTTTACCAAATATTTTAGCAGAGTGTGAACCTTATTTTAAAGACTTAAAGGCAGTAGCAGTAACTTCTACTCCTGGATTAGCAGTAACTCTTGTTGAGGGCGTAACGATGGCAAAGGCTATTGCAGTTGCTCTTGATATACCTCTTATTGGGGTAAATCATTTAGTTGGTCATATTTACTCTTTGTTTATAGATAAACCAACACTGTTTCCGTTAACAGTTCTTTTAGTTTCTGGTGGACATACTCAAGTTATGCAAGTAAAATCATTAACAGATATACAAACCGTTGCAAAAAGTATGGACGATAGTTTTGGAGAGAGTTTTGACAAGGTGGCTAAAATGATGGGGCTTGGTTATCCCGGTGGTCCACTTATAGAAAAATTGGCAAAAGATGGAGATAGAAAAAAGTTTAACTTTACTATTCCTCTTTCACAATCTCCTCTTATAGCTTTTTCATATTCTGGACTTAAAAATGCAGTTAGATTAGCGATTGAAAAAACACCAAAAGAAGACTATAAAGATATTGCTGCTTCATTTGAGCATATAGCATCTGCTCATCTTACACAAAAATTAAAAAAATATTTTAAAACTACTGCTCCAAAAACTTTCGCTATTGTTGGTGGGGCTAGTGCGAACCTTTACTTACGCTCTCAGATAGAAGAACTTTTAAAACCACATAAGGCAAAATTACTTTTAAGTGACCTAAAGTGGTGTTCTGATAACGCGGCAATGATTGGAAGAGTAGCAGTAGAGATGTATGAAAAAGAGATGTTTAGTGACTTAGAAAAGTTAGCCATATCTCCAAGAAGCTCTTTATAA
- a CDS encoding phosphatidate cytidylyltransferase: MNFLNSMNVSKERVVTGFSLIGFVLLIGFIDNFFMMWAFLGVVYLLAFKEAQKLFEVKNDSLLVIALGVWLMAGIYPYGDDLFVLAGVAYASAIAFNKELTWNNFFPFIYPTAGMLFIFTMYQEYGVISLLWLLAVVALTDVGAYAVGKSMGKTPFCETSPNKTMEGVVGGIVVATLGGMFVGLSIVDLSISFIISFMVATSSIFGDLFESSLKRSAGVKDSGDILPGHGGILDRIDGYLFGSIVMLVLLRGLV; encoded by the coding sequence ATGAACTTTTTAAACTCTATGAATGTTAGTAAAGAAAGAGTTGTCACAGGTTTTTCGCTTATTGGTTTTGTTTTACTCATAGGTTTTATAGACAACTTTTTTATGATGTGGGCATTTCTTGGCGTAGTTTATCTTTTAGCTTTTAAAGAGGCTCAAAAACTTTTTGAAGTAAAAAATGATTCTCTTCTCGTTATTGCTCTTGGTGTTTGGCTTATGGCTGGCATCTATCCTTATGGTGATGACCTTTTTGTTTTAGCTGGAGTTGCTTATGCAAGTGCTATCGCTTTTAACAAAGAACTAACTTGGAATAACTTTTTTCCTTTTATATATCCAACCGCTGGAATGCTTTTTATCTTTACAATGTACCAAGAGTATGGCGTCATTTCACTCCTTTGGTTACTAGCAGTAGTTGCTTTGACTGATGTTGGTGCTTACGCCGTTGGTAAAAGCATGGGTAAAACACCATTTTGTGAAACTTCTCCAAACAAAACTATGGAGGGTGTTGTTGGTGGCATAGTCGTTGCAACACTTGGTGGAATGTTTGTAGGTTTGAGCATAGTTGATTTAAGTATATCTTTTATCATCTCATTTATGGTTGCAACAAGTTCTATTTTTGGTGATTTATTTGAGAGTAGTTTAAAAAGAAGTGCTGGAGTAAAAGATAGCGGTGACATTCTCCCCGGACATGGTGGCATACTCGATAGAATAGATGGTTATCTTTTTGGTTCGATTGTGATGTTGGTTTTACTTCGTGGGCTTGTATAG
- the dxr gene encoding 1-deoxy-D-xylulose-5-phosphate reductoisomerase, producing MILLGSTGSIGVNTLKVAKKFNIKVEALVCGKNIKLLNEQILEHQPKVVVVADAKDIKNVNHKNVFSGQDAILEVIKDAKSELVVNALVGFLGLRPTLTAIDAGKKVALANKESLVACGAFIDVSKIQPIDSEHFGLWYLMQDRPVQKMIITASGGAFRDWDINKLQNATLADTQKHPNWSMGQKITIDSATMVNKIFELLEARWLFGEGQYDAIIETKSLIHALIDFKDGSTTAHFANASMQLPIAYALDERMDEQILKHVDLLEVGNLEFRKIEKNRYPIWEIKEELLKNPIRGLVVNAANEVAIERFINKEIGFMDISKTIIKAFENFSQMPNSVDDVFALDKEVREFIKGIE from the coding sequence GTGATACTTTTAGGCTCAACAGGTTCAATAGGTGTAAATACTTTAAAAGTTGCTAAAAAATTCAATATAAAAGTTGAAGCCTTAGTTTGTGGAAAAAATATTAAACTTCTAAATGAACAGATTTTAGAGCATCAACCAAAAGTTGTTGTTGTTGCAGATGCAAAAGATATAAAAAATGTAAATCATAAAAATGTTTTTTCAGGTCAAGATGCTATTTTAGAAGTTATAAAAGATGCTAAATCAGAGTTAGTCGTTAATGCTCTTGTCGGTTTTTTAGGTCTTCGTCCTACACTTACAGCCATAGATGCAGGTAAAAAGGTTGCACTTGCAAATAAAGAAAGTTTAGTTGCTTGTGGAGCATTTATAGATGTAAGTAAAATCCAACCCATAGATAGTGAACATTTTGGGCTTTGGTATTTGATGCAAGATAGACCAGTCCAAAAGATGATTATCACGGCAAGTGGTGGAGCTTTTCGTGACTGGGATATTAACAAACTTCAAAATGCAACTTTGGCAGATACACAAAAACATCCAAACTGGTCGATGGGGCAAAAAATAACCATAGACAGTGCAACAATGGTAAACAAAATATTTGAACTACTTGAAGCAAGATGGCTTTTTGGGGAAGGTCAATACGACGCTATCATCGAAACAAAATCCCTTATTCACGCACTTATAGACTTTAAAGATGGCTCAACTACGGCTCACTTTGCAAACGCAAGTATGCAACTCCCAATAGCGTATGCTCTAGATGAACGGATGGATGAGCAGATTTTAAAACATGTTGATTTGCTAGAAGTCGGAAACTTAGAATTTAGAAAAATAGAGAAAAATCGTTATCCTATTTGGGAAATCAAAGAAGAACTACTAAAAAATCCGATAAGAGGCTTAGTAGTAAATGCTGCAAATGAAGTTGCGATAGAAAGATTTATAAATAAAGAAATAGGTTTTATGGATATTAGTAAAACAATCATAAAAGCTTTTGAGAATTTTTCGCAGATGCCTAATAGTGTTGATGATGTTTTTGCTTTAGATAAAGAAGTAAGAGAGTTTATTAAAGGAATAGAATAG
- a CDS encoding bifunctional adenosylcobinamide kinase/adenosylcobinamide-phosphate guanylyltransferase, translating into MKALFIGGIKSGKSVNAQNYILKLSSSKPCYLATTEFIDAGIKERIKEHKKNRHDKFNTVEESLSIYKSIKANKTPVLVECVSMWINNMFHHGFNLADMKKELKKILKLEQTIVFVLNDVGSGIIPQNKLASDFIDASGIISQLISQNCDEVYHTIAGISTRIK; encoded by the coding sequence ATGAAAGCTCTTTTTATAGGTGGTATTAAAAGTGGTAAAAGTGTAAATGCTCAAAACTATATTTTAAAACTCTCAAGCTCTAAACCATGCTATCTAGCGACAACAGAGTTTATAGATGCGGGTATAAAAGAAAGGATAAAAGAGCATAAAAAAAACAGACACGATAAGTTTAACACCGTTGAAGAGAGTCTTAGCATATACAAAAGTATAAAAGCTAACAAAACTCCTGTGTTAGTTGAGTGTGTTAGTATGTGGATAAACAATATGTTTCATCATGGTTTTAATTTAGCGGATATGAAAAAAGAACTCAAAAAAATTCTAAAACTAGAACAAACAATAGTTTTTGTTTTGAATGATGTTGGTTCAGGTATCATTCCTCAAAATAAACTAGCCAGTGATTTCATAGATGCTAGTGGCATAATTTCTCAGCTAATATCCCAAAATTGCGATGAGGTTTACCATACTATCGCTGGAATTTCTACGAGAATAAAATGA